The Candidatus Bathyarchaeota archaeon genomic interval TCATATCCAGCACCTCGGCGATGTTTTTGCCCTTATACTGCACGGCGAGGGTTTCTTTGTTGTAGCGTTTGCCTTTGCATTCGCTGCATTGCACGTAGACGTCGGGGAGGAAGTTCATTTCGATGCGTATGACTCCGTCGCCTTGGCAGTTTTCGCAGCGTCCGCCTTTGACGTTGAAGCTAAAGCGACCCTCCTTGTAGCCTCGGGCTTTGGCTTCTTTGGTGGAGGCGAAGATGCGGCGGATTTCGTCGAAAAGTTTGGTGTAGGTAGCGGGGTTGCTGCGTGGGGTACGCCCGATGGGGTCTTGGTCGATGACGATGACGTTGCGGACAACTTCGGGGACAGCGAGGTTTGCGTGTTTGCCGACTTTGTCAACTTGTTCGCCAAACATCTGCTTAAGCGCGGGGATAACGGTGAGATTCATCAGGGTACTTTTACCTGAGCCCGACACGCCAGTGATTCCGCAAAGCACACCCAGCGGGAGTTGGAGGCTGAGGTGTTTGAGGTTGTTTTCCGTAGCGTCATTAACAGTGACATAGTCGACGGGGCTGCGGCGCTTTTTGGGGACTTCAATTTGGAGTTCCCCCGCAAGATATTTGCCTGTGAGGCTGCGGTTGTTAGCCATAACTTCCTGAGGTGAACCTTCCGCGACAATGTGCCCGCCGTGTACGCCTGCGCCGGGGCCCATATCCACAATGTAGTCGGCGTGACGCATGGTGTCCTCGTCATGTTCCACTACGATGAGCGTGTTGCCTAAGTCGCGCAGACGCTGCAGGGTGCCGATGAGTTTAGCGTTGTCACGCTGGTGCAGTCCGATGCTGGGTTCGTCAAGGATGTAGAGCACGCCCATGAGGTTGCTGCCAATCTGCGTCGCAAGACGGATACGTTGCGCTTCTCCACCCGATAATGTCCGCGCTGCGCGGGACAGTGAGAGGTAGCCTAAGCCGACGTTTTTGAGAAAGCCCAGTCGTTGGTTGATTTCTTTGAGCACCTGTTTGCCGATTGCCATTTCCTTCTCGTTAAGCTGGGCTGGGAGGTTTGCGAAGAAGTCGACGGCTTCCTCGATGGAGAGGTCGGTGACGTCGATGATGCTTTTGCTCAAAATCTGCACCGCCAAAACGACGGGTTGGAGCCGTTTGCCGTGGCAGCTGTTGCAGGGGCGTGCAGTCATGAATTTCTCGATGTCTTCTTTGCGCCAGTCGCTTTCGGTTTGGCGGTAGAGGCGCATGGTTTGGGGGATGACGCCTTCCCAGCCTTCACGCATCCACATGTTGGCGCCGTTGGACCAGTTGCCGTTGATTGGCTCATGGTCGCCGTTGAGGAGTACGTGGAGTTGCTCTGGCGTGAAGTCTTTAACGGGGGTGAAAACGTCAAAGCCATGTTTTTTGCCTACGGTTGCGAGTTGCTGGGCGCGCCAGCTCAAATCCATTTTTCCGTAGACTGCGAGTGCGCCGTCCATGATGGAGAGGTTCATGTCTGGTATGACTTTGTCGGCTGTGACTTCGGTGATTTCGCCAAGACCATGGCAGGTGGGGCAAGCACCCCAGGGCGAATTAAAACTGAACATACGCGGTTCAAGGCTTTCAAACACGATTTCGGGGTGATTGGGGCATGCGCCAAAGGTGCTATACATTGTTTCGCCCTCAAAACGTTCCAGCTCCCGTTTCTTGTCTGCGTCCTGTTCGGCTGCGTCGATAACAATCATGGTGCCTTTTCCTGTTTTTAGGGCGGCTTCGACGGCTTCGGCGACGCGGGACCGTTCCTCATCGCAGACTTTTACGGTGTCGATGACGGCTTCTATCCAGTGCTTCTCGTAGCGGATCAGTTTAACTTCTTCTTTGATGTGGTCGGATTCGTAGATTTTTTGGTCCACACGGATTTTGCTATAGCCCTCTTTCTTGAGGTCATCAAAGACCGTTTCGTGGGTGCCTTTCATGCCCCGGATAATCGGCGCTAAAAACACCAGTGTTTTGCCCTGTTCGGACATGATGAGGCTGGTGATGTTTTCTGGGCTCTGCGGATGAATGCTGCTGCCACATTGCGGGCAGTGATGGGTGCCGATGCGGGCGAAGAGTAAGCGGAGGTAGTCGTAGATTTCGGTGACGGTGCCTACTGTGCTGCGGGGGTTTTTGCTGGTAGATTTCTGTTCGATGCTGATGGCGGGGGAGAGGCCTTCGATGCTGTCTACGTCGGGTTTGTCCATTAAGCCTAGGAATTGGCGGGCATACGCTGAGAGGCTCTCGACGTAGCGGCGTTGTCCCTCGGCGTAGATGGTGTCAAACGCTAGGGTGGATTTGCCTGAGCCAGAGAGTCCAGTGATGACTATGAGTTTGTTTCGGGGCAACTCTAAGTCTATGTTTTTTAGGTTGTGTTCCCGTGCACCTTTGATGGAAATGTTATCCCGCATAAGTGGTTCTCCGTTGTTGCGATTTCTATCCTGTTTTAGTCTGTGGGATTAGAACTTTATTGCATCAAACCTCTAAATTTCCGCGTGTACCGCCCCATTTTCCTCCTTCTTAGCCAACGCGCGGTTAAGTTCGGCTATGGCGTCGCGGTACTGGATGGCTTTTTCGAAGTCCAGCTTCTCGGCGGCTTCCCGCATCTTGGCATCTAACTCGATGATTTGGCGTCGCATGTCCGATTTGGGCAGGTGTTTGGTGCCTTTGATGACTCCTTCTTTGTGAGAAACGCCCTTGATGATGGTTTTGGGTGTGATGCCGTGTTGTTGGTTGTAGCGTTTTTGGAAGTTTCGGCGGTACCACGTGGTTTCCATGGCTTTTTTGATGGATTGGGTTTGGTTGTCGGCGTAGAGGATGACTTTGCCGTTGACGTTGCGTGCGGCGCGTCCGATGGTTTGGATGAGGCTGCGTTCATCGCGCAGAAAGCCCTCTTTGTCAGCGTCAAGGATGAATA includes:
- the uvrA gene encoding excinuclease ABC subunit UvrA, whose product is MRDNISIKGAREHNLKNIDLELPRNKLIVITGLSGSGKSTLAFDTIYAEGQRRYVESLSAYARQFLGLMDKPDVDSIEGLSPAISIEQKSTSKNPRSTVGTVTEIYDYLRLLFARIGTHHCPQCGSSIHPQSPENITSLIMSEQGKTLVFLAPIIRGMKGTHETVFDDLKKEGYSKIRVDQKIYESDHIKEEVKLIRYEKHWIEAVIDTVKVCDEERSRVAEAVEAALKTGKGTMIVIDAAEQDADKKRELERFEGETMYSTFGACPNHPEIVFESLEPRMFSFNSPWGACPTCHGLGEITEVTADKVIPDMNLSIMDGALAVYGKMDLSWRAQQLATVGKKHGFDVFTPVKDFTPEQLHVLLNGDHEPINGNWSNGANMWMREGWEGVIPQTMRLYRQTESDWRKEDIEKFMTARPCNSCHGKRLQPVVLAVQILSKSIIDVTDLSIEEAVDFFANLPAQLNEKEMAIGKQVLKEINQRLGFLKNVGLGYLSLSRAARTLSGGEAQRIRLATQIGSNLMGVLYILDEPSIGLHQRDNAKLIGTLQRLRDLGNTLIVVEHDEDTMRHADYIVDMGPGAGVHGGHIVAEGSPQEVMANNRSLTGKYLAGELQIEVPKKRRSPVDYVTVNDATENNLKHLSLQLPLGVLCGITGVSGSGKSTLMNLTVIPALKQMFGEQVDKVGKHANLAVPEVVRNVIVIDQDPIGRTPRSNPATYTKLFDEIRRIFASTKEAKARGYKEGRFSFNVKGGRCENCQGDGVIRIEMNFLPDVYVQCSECKGKRYNKETLAVQYKGKNIAEVLDMTVEEAAKFFENTPRVSRKLQTLLDVGLGYIKLGQSSTQLSGGESQRIKITRELSKHKSGHVVYMLDEPTTGLHFDDTKRLIRVLNRLVDNGNTVYIIEHNLDVIKSCDQLIDLGPEGGAAGGKLLAQGTPEEVAKISGSYTGMFLQKILNQKLEEARTVAKN